One part of the Rudaeicoccus suwonensis genome encodes these proteins:
- a CDS encoding GtrA family protein, translated as MQADATAVLSFPQRLRRVAPQLSRFAAIGGVGFLVDVGGFNLLRYAGSDGHGPLYSYVLGAKLISSTLGVIVAWLGNRYWVFRHERRDELHHEFAMFTIVSLVGIGIALACLWFSHYALGLTSQLNDNISANVVGLGLATVFRFWGYKRLVFISGRR; from the coding sequence GTGCAAGCCGACGCGACCGCAGTACTTTCCTTTCCGCAGCGATTGCGTCGGGTCGCCCCGCAACTCAGTCGTTTTGCCGCGATCGGCGGGGTCGGCTTCCTGGTCGACGTCGGCGGGTTCAACCTGCTGCGGTATGCCGGATCAGACGGTCACGGCCCCCTGTACAGCTATGTGCTGGGCGCGAAGCTGATATCGAGCACACTCGGAGTGATCGTCGCGTGGCTGGGCAACCGGTACTGGGTCTTCCGCCATGAACGTCGCGACGAGCTGCACCACGAATTCGCGATGTTCACCATCGTGAGCCTCGTCGGCATCGGCATCGCGCTGGCCTGCCTCTGGTTCTCGCACTACGCGCTCGGGCTGACCAGCCAGTTGAACGACAACATCTCGGCCAATGTCGTCGGCCTTGGCCTGGCGACAGTGTTCCGGTTCTGGGGCTACAAGCGCTTGGTGTTCATCTCCGGTCGTCGCTGA
- a CDS encoding glycosyltransferase family 2 protein, whose product MIQDKTVAVVLPTYNEKDSIAACIRAFEEISEVDEIIVVNNNAADGTSEEVAGTSAREVIETTQGYGAAIQRGLREAKTDLIVVCEPDGTFDPDDLRKLLAFMPECDLVVGSRTVNTFIWDGANMGWFLRWGNWAVAKMIEVMYNTSCLSDVGCTFRVMTRQQADEILARSTLDGSAYGLEMLLISVITRARMVQVPVNYRPRVGESSVTGDLRKTIPLGLEMMGMTGRMWLKRDKIRGAR is encoded by the coding sequence ATGATTCAGGACAAGACAGTTGCCGTGGTGCTTCCGACATACAACGAGAAGGACAGCATCGCCGCCTGCATCCGCGCGTTCGAGGAGATCTCGGAAGTCGACGAGATCATCGTCGTCAACAACAACGCGGCGGACGGAACCTCCGAGGAGGTCGCCGGCACCAGTGCTCGTGAGGTGATCGAGACCACCCAGGGGTATGGCGCTGCAATCCAGCGCGGATTGCGGGAAGCGAAGACCGACCTCATCGTCGTGTGCGAGCCGGATGGCACGTTCGATCCGGACGACCTGCGCAAGTTGCTCGCGTTCATGCCCGAGTGCGATCTGGTGGTGGGTTCCCGGACGGTGAACACCTTCATCTGGGACGGCGCGAACATGGGGTGGTTCCTGCGCTGGGGCAACTGGGCCGTCGCCAAGATGATCGAGGTGATGTACAACACCTCCTGTTTGTCGGATGTCGGCTGCACGTTCCGGGTGATGACCCGTCAGCAGGCCGACGAGATCCTGGCTCGCTCCACCCTCGACGGTTCGGCCTATGGGCTGGAGATGCTCCTCATCAGCGTCATCACCCGGGCGCGAATGGTGCAGGTCCCGGTCAACTACCGGCCGCGCGTGGGGGAGTCGTCGGTGACCGGGGATCTGCGCAAGACCATTCCACTCGGTCTGGAGATGATGGGGATGACCGGCCGGATGTGGCTGAAACGCGACAAGATCCGCGGCGCGCGCTGA
- a CDS encoding DNA-directed RNA polymerase subunit beta', producing the protein MLDVNFFDELRIGLATAEDIRQWSHGEVKKPETINYRTLKPEKDGLFCEKIFGPTRDWECYCGKYKRVRFKGIICERCGVEVTRSSVRRERMGHIELAAPVTHIWYFKGVPSRLGYLLDLAPKDLEKVIYFAAYMITSVDTDQRHKDLPSLEAQIEVEKKELENSRDNDVNVRAAKLEADLAELEKEGAKADVRRKVRESAEREMNQIRKRADQQIERLEQVWDRFKNLKVQDLEGDEVLYREMRDRFGLYFEGGMGAQALQKRLQTFDLDAEAELLREIIATGKGQRKTRALKRLRVVTAFQQTKNHPEGMVLDCVPVIPPDLRPMVQLDGGRFATSDLNDLYRRVINRNNRLKRLLDLGAPEIIVNNEKRMLQEAVDSLFDNGRRGRPVTGPGNRPLKSLSDMLKGKQGRFRQNLLGKRVDYSGRSVIVVGPQLKLHQCGLPKQMALELFKPFVMKRLVDLDHAQNIKSAKRMVERARPVVWDVLEEVITEHPVLLNRAPTLHRLGIQAFEPQLVEGKAIQIHPLVCTAFNADFDGDQMAVHVPLSTEAQAEARILMLSSNNVLKPADGRPVTMPSQDMITGLYFLTSQFGVAEVAEGKLRSFSSPAEARMAFDRGEIKLGSLVSMRLTEQVPPAGFEAPEGVEADELGRLATFQLDTTLGRVLFNQTLPEDYPFLNKDIDKKALSAVVNDLAERYPKVQVAASLDALKEAGFYWATRSGCTVAISDVQTPSRKWEILAGHEDKAAKIQSQFDRGLITDDERRQELVEIWTQATNEVATEMQHNFDPMNPIYRMVSSGAGGNWFQVRQIAGARGLMANPKGEIIPRPIKANFREGLSVLEFFISTHGARKGLADTALRTADSGYLTRRLVDVSQDVIIREDNCGTDRGLTLPIAQVGSNGELVEDDNVETSVYARNLAVDVEVDGVVLAAAGSDLGDVNLDKLLAAGVREVKVRSVLTCESRVGTCAMCYGRSLATGKLVDIGEAVGIIAAQSIGEPGTQLTMRTFHTGGAAGDDITQGLPRVVELFEARTPKGVAPIAEAAGRVQIEETDKTRRILLTPDDGSEEHAYPVSKRGRLLVADGEHVEVGTLLVQGAIDPKQVLRIQGARDVQKHLVDEVQNVYRQQGVSIHDKHIEVIVRQMLRRVTIIEAGDTDLLPGELAERGRFEDASRRALAEGGRPASGRPELMGITKASLATDSWLSAASFQETTRVLTEAAMHAKSDPLLGLKENVILGKLIPAGTGLPRYRNVKVEPTEEAKAALYALPDYQPYDYPVFGPGSGEAVRLDDASLGFES; encoded by the coding sequence GTGCTGGACGTCAACTTCTTCGACGAACTGCGTATCGGCCTGGCCACCGCGGAGGACATCCGCCAGTGGAGCCACGGCGAGGTGAAGAAGCCCGAGACCATCAACTACCGCACCCTCAAGCCGGAGAAGGACGGCCTCTTCTGCGAGAAGATCTTCGGACCGACCCGCGACTGGGAGTGCTACTGCGGCAAGTACAAGCGCGTCCGCTTCAAGGGCATCATCTGTGAGCGCTGCGGCGTCGAGGTGACCCGCAGCAGCGTGCGTCGCGAGCGTATGGGCCACATCGAGCTCGCCGCGCCGGTCACCCACATCTGGTACTTCAAGGGTGTCCCGTCCCGCCTGGGTTACCTGCTCGACCTTGCCCCGAAGGACCTCGAGAAGGTCATCTACTTCGCGGCCTACATGATCACCTCGGTCGACACCGACCAGCGTCACAAGGACCTGCCCTCGCTCGAGGCGCAGATCGAGGTCGAGAAGAAGGAACTCGAGAACTCCCGCGACAACGACGTCAACGTCCGCGCCGCCAAGCTCGAGGCCGACCTGGCCGAGCTGGAGAAGGAGGGCGCCAAGGCTGACGTCCGCCGCAAGGTGCGCGAGTCCGCCGAGCGCGAGATGAACCAGATCCGCAAGCGCGCCGATCAGCAGATCGAGCGCTTGGAGCAGGTCTGGGACCGCTTCAAGAACCTCAAGGTCCAGGACCTCGAGGGCGACGAGGTGCTCTACCGCGAGATGCGTGACCGTTTCGGTCTGTACTTCGAGGGCGGCATGGGTGCGCAGGCGCTGCAGAAGCGTCTGCAGACCTTCGACCTCGACGCCGAGGCCGAGTTGCTGCGCGAGATCATCGCCACCGGCAAGGGCCAGCGCAAGACCCGGGCGCTGAAGCGTCTGCGGGTCGTGACGGCCTTCCAGCAGACCAAGAACCACCCCGAGGGCATGGTTCTGGACTGCGTGCCGGTCATCCCGCCGGACCTGCGTCCGATGGTGCAGCTCGACGGTGGCCGCTTCGCGACCTCCGACCTGAACGACCTCTACCGTCGCGTCATCAACCGCAACAACCGCCTGAAGCGACTGCTCGACCTCGGCGCCCCCGAGATCATCGTCAACAACGAGAAGCGCATGTTGCAGGAGGCTGTCGACAGCCTCTTCGACAACGGCCGTCGTGGTCGCCCGGTCACGGGCCCCGGCAACCGTCCGCTGAAGTCGCTGTCCGACATGCTCAAGGGCAAGCAGGGCCGCTTCCGCCAGAACCTGCTCGGCAAGCGCGTCGACTACTCCGGCCGTTCGGTCATCGTCGTCGGTCCGCAGCTGAAGCTGCACCAGTGCGGTCTGCCCAAGCAGATGGCGCTGGAGCTGTTCAAGCCGTTCGTGATGAAGCGCCTGGTCGACCTCGACCACGCGCAGAACATCAAGTCCGCCAAGCGGATGGTCGAGCGTGCTCGTCCGGTCGTGTGGGACGTCCTCGAAGAGGTCATCACCGAGCACCCGGTGCTGCTGAACCGCGCACCCACGCTGCACCGCCTCGGCATCCAGGCCTTCGAACCGCAACTGGTCGAGGGCAAGGCGATCCAGATCCACCCGCTGGTCTGCACCGCCTTCAACGCCGACTTCGACGGTGACCAGATGGCGGTCCACGTGCCGCTGTCCACCGAGGCGCAGGCCGAGGCCCGCATCCTGATGCTGTCCTCGAACAACGTGCTGAAGCCGGCCGACGGCCGACCGGTCACGATGCCGAGCCAGGACATGATCACCGGCCTGTACTTCCTCACCAGCCAGTTCGGGGTGGCCGAGGTCGCCGAGGGCAAGCTGCGCTCGTTCTCGTCCCCGGCCGAGGCTCGTATGGCGTTCGACCGTGGCGAGATCAAGTTGGGCTCGCTGGTCAGCATGCGCCTGACCGAGCAGGTTCCGCCCGCCGGTTTCGAAGCACCTGAGGGTGTCGAGGCCGACGAGCTTGGTCGCCTGGCGACCTTCCAGCTCGACACCACCCTTGGTCGGGTGCTGTTCAACCAGACGTTGCCGGAGGACTACCCGTTCCTCAACAAGGACATCGACAAGAAGGCGTTGTCCGCAGTGGTCAACGACCTGGCCGAGCGGTATCCCAAGGTGCAGGTCGCGGCGTCGCTGGACGCGTTGAAGGAAGCCGGTTTCTACTGGGCGACCCGGTCCGGTTGCACCGTCGCGATCAGCGACGTGCAGACGCCGTCCCGCAAGTGGGAGATCCTGGCCGGCCACGAAGACAAGGCCGCCAAGATCCAGAGCCAGTTCGACCGTGGTCTGATCACCGACGACGAGCGCCGTCAGGAGCTTGTCGAGATCTGGACGCAGGCGACCAACGAGGTCGCCACCGAGATGCAGCACAACTTCGACCCGATGAACCCCATCTACCGGATGGTGTCCTCGGGCGCAGGTGGTAACTGGTTCCAGGTGCGTCAGATCGCCGGTGCGCGCGGCCTCATGGCCAACCCGAAGGGCGAGATCATCCCGCGTCCGATCAAGGCCAACTTCCGAGAGGGCCTGTCGGTGCTGGAGTTCTTCATCTCCACGCACGGTGCGCGAAAGGGTCTGGCGGACACCGCACTTCGTACCGCTGACTCGGGCTACCTGACCCGTCGTCTGGTCGACGTGTCGCAGGACGTCATCATCCGCGAGGACAACTGCGGCACCGACCGCGGTCTGACCCTGCCGATCGCCCAGGTCGGCAGCAACGGCGAACTCGTCGAGGACGACAACGTCGAGACCTCGGTCTACGCCCGCAACCTCGCGGTCGACGTGGAGGTCGACGGTGTCGTGCTGGCCGCAGCCGGTTCCGACCTCGGTGACGTCAACCTCGACAAGCTGCTCGCCGCAGGCGTGCGGGAGGTCAAGGTCCGCTCGGTGCTCACCTGTGAGTCCCGCGTCGGCACCTGCGCGATGTGCTACGGCCGTTCGTTGGCCACCGGCAAGCTCGTCGACATCGGTGAAGCAGTCGGCATCATCGCGGCCCAGTCCATCGGTGAGCCTGGCACGCAGTTGACGATGCGCACGTTCCACACCGGTGGTGCTGCGGGTGACGACATCACCCAGGGTCTGCCGCGTGTGGTGGAGCTCTTCGAAGCGCGTACGCCCAAGGGTGTCGCGCCGATCGCCGAGGCCGCCGGCCGCGTGCAGATCGAGGAGACCGACAAGACGCGCCGCATCCTGCTCACCCCGGACGACGGCTCCGAGGAGCACGCCTACCCGGTGAGCAAGCGCGGTCGTCTGCTGGTCGCCGACGGGGAGCACGTCGAGGTCGGCACGCTGCTCGTGCAGGGTGCCATCGACCCCAAGCAGGTGTTGCGTATCCAGGGCGCGCGCGATGTGCAGAAGCACCTCGTCGACGAGGTCCAGAACGTCTACCGCCAGCAGGGTGTGTCGATCCACGACAAGCACATCGAAGTCATCGTCCGTCAGATGCTGCGTCGCGTGACCATCATCGAGGCCGGCGACACCGACCTGCTGCCCGGCGAACTGGCCGAGCGTGGCCGGTTCGAGGACGCCTCGCGTCGGGCACTGGCGGAAGGTGGCCGCCCGGCATCGGGTCGCCCCGAGCTGATGGGTATCACCAAGGCGTCGCTCGCAACCGACTCGTGGCTGTCGGCGGCCTCCTTCCAGGAGACCACCCGCGTGCTCACCGAGGCTGCGATGCACGCCAAGAGCGACCCGCTGCTCGGCCTGAAGGAGAACGTCATCCTCGGTAAGTTGATCCCCGCCGGGACCGGCCTGCCGCGCTACCGCAACGTCAAGGTGGAGCCCACCGAGGAAGCCAAGGCTGCCTTGTACGCCCTGCCGGACTACCAGCCCTACGACTACCCGGTCTTCGGCCCGGGTTCGGGTGAGGCCGTCCGCCTGGACGACGCCTCGCTGGGCTTCGAGTCCTGA